GTCATAAACTATCATCTCCTGATAAGAACATTCATCTTTCTCTGTTAAAAGAAAAATagcatgaaagaacaaacactGTTGACTTTTCTGTAATTTGATGACTGCAAATTTACAGACGGCTATCAAATGTATGTGAGACTTTTGagataaatcagccatacacagACGGCTATCAAATATGAGACTTTTGAGATAAATATTGAAAAGATATACATACATGCTATCTTGAAAACTTGAAAGTGAAATAAAGTTACCTTCAAAACTTCTGTTATGTGTacacttgaaaacttgaaagGAAAAAAGTTACCTTCAAAACCTGAAAGTGAAAACAAGTTACCTTCAAAACTTGAAAACTTTTTTTCAATGGCAAACTTGAGATAAATATAGAAAAGATATACATACATGCCAATGGCaaacttgaaaacttgaaagTGAAAAAAAGTTACCTTCAAAACTTCTGTTATCCTGACGCTTGTGCATTGATAGTTTGACACAACCAAATCATCATGAATGTCTCGCCAATAATCACCACAAGAGCAAACACCATCTTGAAAATGACGGAATCTCTTTCTATCTCGAATAACAATCTTTCTTTGAGTAACATTGGACATGAACTTCATAAAAGTGTGACATTCACCACAAATACGAAGGTTCTTCAAAATCACAATCAAAATAGGTGATCTGTTTAACAAAATCATGCCCCTAATCAGCTGGTTCCTGGTTCTTTACACATTCCCTGAGCTATCATCAGCTCTCTTATTTCTTCTACTTTGTCCCATCTCTGGTGAGAGGCATACAAGTTAGATAACAGCACATATGTCCCTGATTTAACTGTATCCATCTTGAACAGCTTATTAGCAATTCTCTCAGCAAGTTCAATATTGCAATGTATTTTACAAGCACCAAGAAGGGCCTCCCAAATTACACAGTCAGGTTCAACAGGCATGCTTTCAACTAATGCCTCTGCTTCAGAAAGTTCACCAGCTCGACCAAGAAGATCAACCACACAAGTATAATGGTATAACAATGGCTTAATCCCATAATCTTTGCACATGGAATCCAAATAAGCTCTTCCTTCTTCCAATAATCCTGCACGGCTACAAGCACATAATATACCCAAAAAGCTAATCTGATCTGGGAAAACCCCTTCAGCTTCCATCCTCTTGAAAAATTTTATGGCTTCTTTACCAAGTCCGTTGTGTGCACAGCCTGCTAAAACTGCATTCCATGTAACTAGATCTTTCTCAGACATGTACTCGAAAACAGAGAATCCACCCTCACTTCCAAATTTAAAGTACATAGTTATCAAAGCATTATTTACGAATAAGCATGAGTCAAATCCAAGCTTGTTGAGTAGACCATGAATCTGTTCCCCGAGTTTTACAGCACCAGCACTCCCACAAGCGCTTAGAGTACTAGTAATTGTTAACTCGTTAGGTCTCAACTGTCTAGCCAACATGTCAATGAACATATGAAAAGCTGCATCAAAATCTCCAGCTTGCGCATAAGCCGACACTATAGCCGTCCAAGAGACAACATCGCGTTCAGGCATTTTTTCAAAAATGTCACGAGCTTTTTCTAGCATGTAATTGTGTGAATGGCTAGTTATTAGAGAATTCCAAGCTGCAACATCCTTTATTCCTATTGCACTGAATACTTGGGAAACATCTTCTGTATTCTTGAACTTAGAATACATGGAGATCAATGCATTTGCAACAAAGGAATTATGATGACAGGAGTTTTTAATAGCAAGGGCATGCATTTGTTTTCCAATTTCAATAGCTCCAAGGCTAGCACTTGCATATATACAGCTAGTGAAACAAGAATGAGTAGGAAAGTTACCTAATCTTTGGAGCCCTACGAACATATGCAGAGCTTCTTCACATCTTTCATTTTGAGCAAGTCCAGAAATCATGGCTGACCAAGAGGCTGAATTTTTTATTGGCATGTGAAGAAATACATCTTTTGCCTCATCAATCATTCCATTTTGGGAATAACCTGCAATCATAGCATTCCAAGTAATTATATTTGGATTCTTAATTTCATTGAACACACGCTCAGCGTCTGTTATTCTTCCACCCTGAGCATATGCAGTCATCATGGCTGTTTGTGAAGAAACTGTCAGTTCAGGAATCCTGTTATAGATTTCAATCGCATCATCCAATCTTCCACACTGTGAAAATGCAGCAATCATCGTCGTGTATGAATATTCGTTCTTTTGTGGCATTCTACTGAAGAGGTCAATTGCTATGTCTAACCTCCCACTTCTTGTATAGGCATTTAAAACTGCAGTGCCAATAACTACATCTTCCTCAAACCCAGTTTTAATCACAATGCTAAGCAAACTATCAACTAAACACAAAGCCTCCAAACCTATTAGAGCTGATAAAGCAACAACAAACATGTGTTGGTCAGGAATCAAACCACTTTGATGCATCCTCCCAAATACATTCCAAGCTTCCATAAAACTACCATTTTCAACATACCCAGATAGCATAACCATCCAAGAAACCAAATTCTTCACCGGCATTTGCTCGAAAAGTTCTCTTGCTTCCCTCATCATAGCACCATGACAATACCCAGTAATCATAGTGTTCCAAGAAGCAGTATCTCTGTTAGGCATTTCATCAAACAACTTCTTGGCATAAACTAAATCCCCATTCTGCACATACCCAGTAATCAAAGCATTCCAAGTAATCACATTCTTCTCCGGCATAGAATCAAACACCTTCCTAGCCTCCTCAAGTCGACCAACTTTAGCATACCCGGATAACATTGCAGTCCAAGTTCTCACATTTCTTCCAGGAAATGCATCAAGAAGGACCTGGGCATCCATAATCCGGCTATTTCGGGAATACCCATAAATCATAGTGTCCCAACTCACAGAATCTCTTTTAGGCATTTCGTCAAACACTTGGCGGGCATCATTAACTTTTCCAAGTTTGCTTAGGTCCCGGATTCTTTTGTTGCACCGGAAAATATAGGATTCCGGCGACGTATGCTCCAGAAATTGTACAGACTGAGATGAAAAGGCACGGGGGAAGGAGAAAAGACGACGAGTCATCGTCAATTTGTCAAGGTCTTCAATCCATTGTTCCTAGTCTCAAGCAGCTGATCAGTATGGACTATAGAATACTCCAATTTGTGCTTCCCATCAGCTGGTTAGGGTTCGTGAGAATTGGGAGGGTGTtacaattttgaatttttcaTATAGACAAACACGGTCACACGACTCACACTTAGTTCCGTGGATCGTGTATTAAGGGACATTTTAAGGTAGACTAAGGCCCGTAACCGCAAAATAAATTCATCCATTTAGCAGGTCACGGTATAATCCGAGTGCAATGAAATTTTGGGTGAGTGGATACAATATAATGATCCATGCGTGTagtgttttttttattcatcTGATTTTCGCTTATTTTGTTCGAACTTATCagaatttattttagttataaattatactccgtagttGGTCACCCTTAtctattacggagtactttttttatactaaaacagacaccaggaatgacacgtgtcacttcctggtgcaaaatttttccgccaaaaaccattttcctaaaaaaatatttattttattttgtttttattctctatcctttttataaactatttatgtatgtaaaaaatattaatttataattatagcAAAAATATATACTACACAATAATAATTTTGCTAAATATTttttgtaatattttagtcaaatcggtatATAGTGGAAAACATATTACTCGATATGTGGGTCACATTTGCATATTACACatataatatgcatattagatgaatacatttaaataattatATTCAAAACTTTATAATTATGCAGTATCTTTGGGAtgttcagttaaatattttgtaaaaaactaTTTATATTCCGTGCGTGCACGAGATCTAATCTAGTTTTTCCTAAACTTGTCTGAACTTAGCTaaagaaataagtgaaaataaggtgaacaaatCAATACATTTTTttggcaagaaaaaaaaaacagaagctAATGTATAGCATAATTTGATAATTGTTAAACCTTTGTACCGAGTGCCTGAGACCTGAGTGCATGGACCTTGTAGTTGGCCATCGTTTGGCCTATTAGAGAAGAAACTCGGAAAATAGAGAGAAATTATCAACAAAGTAGATGAAATTAACAATTGCCAGGGATCGAGCTTTTTATTGATATTAATAGTAATATTCTTCTTATCAACAGATTCCAATCAGACAGAACCTAACCATTTTCATTTTCTTGAAACCAAAATAATTAGCTACTAATAATGTATCGTATGTGATCTTTTGAAACATGAACATATCGTAAGTTCGTAACTCAAAGAACACAACGTTATATATACTTGAATCCTGTCATGGGAATACTTTGATGTCCACTGCAACGTTCTGTTTTAAGAAACTCGAATTCCCTTGGTTGATGTAGAAGTAGAAGAATCGCGAAGAGAGCTGACAGCTCGCTTCAGAAATGGAGGGATGGAAAAAGCAGCAGTGTGAATCTgcattttatgaaataaaactCCAAGTTAGATAAAAGTAGAACAGTTTTTTAAAGCTCCAGAAACTTTGCAACAGAAGCAAAACAATAAGTCAGTAATGCTGATAACTTgacgtcaaaaaaaaaattcttgtaAGAAAATTCACATATGGCCATGAAAGTCCTCTGCAATCAGCCATGAAGCTAAGAAATAACAACACAGCAGAAAACTCATCTAACGTAATCAAGTGTGAGAATAAAGACGGTTAATGACATTTGATTTCTGGGAATTTTTATTCATGGAAATATGGTTTAGAATGACAGACATGTCTGATTATTCAACAAGATTAAACCGCATTCTAAAACCTTGGACAAGCTCCAAAGCTGTCATTAACAATGCTACGCACTAATTATAGAGCAGTCATAAATTCATAAACCAAATAAAACAAGATATTAAAACGTCATGAAGGTTGATTTGGTTGACTTGCATATGGCTATACAAAAAGGCATACACCCTCATTCCCTAATAAGTCATAAACTAATCAAAGTCAGTTTCAAAAAATGCTGATGTTTGATTTTACATACAGAAACATGGGTATACTGCATCAACCTCGAAAATCCTCCATTGAAATCTGGATAATAGCAGGAGCAAAGAAGAGTAGACACAAGAAAAAGGGCGCAGAAAGAAGGGAAATAATACATTCTTACATGTATGTATAGTGAACAGTTTATGGTAAATTCTCAAGACCAAATAGGGTCTTATTTCCATATCCAAAAGCAAAGGCAGATTGTTATGAGAGTAccaatgataaaaaaaaactcttaCCTCAGAGTTATAAAATCTAAGTTCTCTTCGGTGCATAACTGCTCCTTCTATCTTCTCAATTGGGTTGATTGGATTCAAAAAATCAACTGGTGGGCCCTCTGTTGAACAAAGGACGAATCCAATGACACCGCTGAAAGCAGAGAAGGTTGTCAGTCAATGATGACCTTTGGTAAAATGCACTTTAAATGCACATTTCAAATCCGCACTTCTTAAGGAGTAACAGCTAGTTAAGGTACAACTGTTCAAGCTCTATAAATAGATCAGATTTGTTAGAGGAAAGGTATGCCAATTAATTGCCAAATATTACTGGAGTTTATTGTAGTTTGTTTTACATTCTGGGAGAGATCAAATCTCTCAAAAGCTAATAACTATCATAAAAAATTGCTGTATTTCAATAGAATAATCAATCAAGCTTCATTTACTTTCTTTCATCTCAACTTTTCATCATTTGTCCAAAGATCAGTTGATTGTAAGCAACTTAGCATTATCAGATCAAATGAACAGAACAAAAGGAAACATCCAGAGTTTCATGGACACAAGAATAGATAATCAGGAGATCTGCAATCTATGTTGATTGATTATAGAGATTTACAATAAGTTTAATCGTTAGGCgggaaaatggaaaaataaaattacataAGAATCTTACGGAGTACTTTCTTTACAGAAGTTGATTGTATAGTAAACGAAATGGACCACTGCTTTTCAGCCACAAACTGGCCAAATTTGGCACCAAAATGGTCAATTTGGACATGCATAATTGCACAAATCAAATTTCACCTTTCTTTGGTTGTAACGTTTTGCCATAGTTTAATCTTCTTCACTTTGTTTCCATCTCTTCCAGGAGATTAAGGATGTTGAGATGATTGTGTCACGGTGTGACCCACAAGTAgtgaaattcaaaatcaaaggAGATAGAGAGATAACAGTTTGGAGTAGAACAAGGTTTGCGaaggaaataaagaaaaaattgaTATGGCAAGGTTTCGGTTCTGTTTCAATTTCCCTCAAAATATCAAAGCAAATGAGCTTAAGAAAAGGCAGGTCTTTAATATTAAGTTTTAGGCACTTGAGGGCTTTGCTAAAGAAAAGGGCGAAGTACCCAAAATGTCAGGGTCTCAAAGACGGAACAACCTacacagattttttttttcttcttttttttcttcgaAGGTGGAAATAAGATTGCAGAATTATACCAAGCTGATAGAAGAGGAACATAGACTTCAAGCATTAGGGCATATGTACCTTGGATAGGTAGGCACACTAGTCCATGCATAATGAACAGAACCCTTGAAAATGTCGCGACAAATCGAGAGCATATCCTCTATAAGATGAGTATGAAGCCACATACTCTCTGCCATGTTACATAGTACACCACCAGGCCTCATGGCTCTTGCCAATGTCTCAAAAAAGGGCTTCTCAACCAGTTCTTGGGCAGGACCTGTATGAAAAGTGCCAATAATCACTAAAAAATATTCGATACAAATCAACTGTGATATAACTAATTCAAAATGGAAAAGAAAAACAGAACTAAGACGTTCTTATAGTAATGAGCTAAAAAATGCACAATTGAATTCTTTAAGAGTTTAAGCCATACAACTTACCTACAGGATCTGAAGAATCAACAACTATGGCATCATATTTCCCTTCTGGAGATTTTCTCAGGAACTCCACCGCTGCCAAAAAAACAGAGagatagaaaaaaatatatgaatCGCCGTACCAATAAAAGCTAACAAAGCAAAAGGAAACAATGGTGTTGTCAAGAAACATACCATCACCAACATGAAGATTGACACGGGGGTCTTCAAACCCTAGAGCTAATTCAGGAAAATATTTCTTTGAAACCTGGATATAAAGGGGGAAAAGAACTGCTGTTCAATCTTCTGAAGTTCACACCGCAACTACTGAGGAAATTAATCTACAAAGTATGTCACTTACATCTATAACCATTTGATCAATCTCACAAATATCTATATGCTCCACAGAAGAATGGCGAGAAATCTCTCGGAGAActccaccatcaccaccacctaCTACTAGAACCTGCACCACCATGTCAACCAGAACAGTCATCTTGTGCACAGTGAAGCATTCGCTTCTGCAAGTAGCAATAGCGCACAGCACGTTGCTTTATAAAATACTCCCTTTCACAAAATGTGATAGGGGAAAGTGAAAATAGGAGGGGGGATTTTCCACTGAACAATTAGTGATGAAACATATTGGTTCCTTGCTTAAGCTGAACAAATGTCTCCTAAAAGGCCCAGTTATTCAGCATGAACATCAAAGCTAGTCAAACATTATGCATACAATGAAAGATCAGGGCCGCATACTATACAGTTCATGCTATTTTATCATTTCAACATTTCATCATTCATACCACAGCTTGTATGACACAAGTCAGATAAAATATCTCACCAATTAAGAGTTATGTTGGCataatttttacaaattttcaagtgAAATAATAAGACTTTTCCCCCACTATAATTGATGAATAAAAGAACAGCGTCAACTATAGACATATACAAAGAAATACTCACATTTTGGGGGGATTCAATGGAACAAAGGGGAAGATGTACTATCATCTCCTGGTATGCACATTCATCTTTCTCTGTTAGCTGAACAATGCCATCAAGAACTAGCACTTTCCCATAGTTTGATGACTGCAAACAGCCGTATGCCATATAGCATAAAATGAGACACATTTGAGACAAATTAAAAATATCACATGTAAGCAAATGAAAGCAAAAAGAGCTAAACCTCAAAGACAAGGACTTCTTGGTACAATGACTTATCCTGGAACAGAATCTTCTCCACTTTAATCGAGTGCGCTTCTCCTAAAAAAGCAGATTACAAGGCATTAGCTTAACTCACTATTAATTCATCTACTTATTAGTTATTACTCAGACCTTCAAATCATTCATGTAGTTGTTTTGTCAAGGGAGTAAAAGAACTTAAATCTAACAGCTAAGAACAGCAGCAAGTAAAAGAAGAACATACAAACACTTTTAACCCAAACAAATGTGATAAATTCATGGAGAGAAAAAGATCAAACAGTAGCATGATCACATTTAAATAATGCATACCCGGCCACATTGGATTGTTGTAGTAAAGCTGCTTCTCAGCTTTATCTGCCataaacaaaatcaaaaacataaaaacaatcAATAATTTGACAAACATAAATGCAACCAACAATCACATACAAGTAACTTGTTCAATCTCAGGAAAAAAAGAGATAAGTCAAATATTGGGATAATGACCAGAGGACGACCGAGGTTCCGAAAACCACCCAGAAACAACAGTTGAATGGCATTTGGCATCAGATTCAGGGACAGAAGCTCTAGCCTTGAGGCAACAAGAAGGGATTTCTTTGTCTACACCATTCTCATTCACCTTCCCATCCATAATCTTCTGGCATTCCAAACCTCTTCCTGCGCCGGCTTCCATGGATTATTCTCTTCTTCTCCTGTGTCTCCAGTCTCTAAAACATACGCCCAAAACTCCTCAATCTATAATCACAATATAATGCTATAAAGCTCTCTTTACATAAGAACCCATCACTAATCATTCATCATTAATTTATAGTAATTATCAAAACTAAGAACTTTCCTGGAAGAAATATGTAAActgtagtactccgtataatttacAGACAAAAAAAGGTaactaaaatcaataaatattCAGAAAAAAGCTAGAGTATAATTTTGAACTGAATCTTAGAACAATATACTTTTTTACCCAAATATATTAAACTTTCTCAAATTTGGTAACACTCAAAAAGGCATATGGAATTAAAATATCCCAGCTTAAACTAAACATTAATAACAACTATTGACGCCgtgattttgtaataataattCATGTACGAGTTAACTATTACTACATACTATTATCGTTTTATTTTGAATCAGGTGATAATCGACGAGTTTAATTTATTCGTAATTAGTCTTATACACACTTGATACATGTAAGATTAGTGTTATAGCTTTATTTTGCATTTAAAGGTGACAATCAATGAGCTTGATTTATTCATAATCATAGTGAAAGAAATGTGAAGCTGCATAATGCAATATTACATCATTCTTTTAACACGTGGTCGGATTTTGAGAAAAGTTGTAATTTGGTCTGTCAAGTCCATGCCTTTGAACTACCATATTAATTTAAAcaaacaaaattttaaaaaatataaaaggtAAAATGCGATGATAAACTGACACGAATGCCTTTCGGCATTTGCATTGTCTTTCGTTAGTTGAGTTACGTACGTTAGTTAAATGGTCATATTAATTAGGTAACATCAtaccaacataagttggtggagttaGTGGGGAACTCAtcttgtgacttggaggtcacaagttcgagccCCATCAACTGTGAAATGCTTAGGAGTGGCTCAAGCGATGACCTGCGGAGCTGGGCTGGTTAACCTGTGCTAGGTGCTGGTTCAGTTAGGgtcccttcttcttacctatCAAAAAAATTAGGTAACATCATGTATTATCGTTGTACTTTTAGACCATTCAAAAACTATAATTAATatttgtcaaatattgtgtaatctcgtatcattctcattaataacatacgtatatatagtacaactcagttacctaaaccctaggtacacattaggtaactcaccatagttaggactctacagaatattcacagaataatatctaatatcttaacatatcttaacatcccccctcaaggtggagcatgtagatctcgaatgcccatcttgttcaaaaaaaactcaaattgcgccttccccaacgctttggtgaag
This genomic stretch from Spinacia oleracea cultivar Varoflay chromosome 3, BTI_SOV_V1, whole genome shotgun sequence harbors:
- the LOC130469301 gene encoding spermine synthase-like isoform X1 — encoded protein: MEAGAGRGLECQKIMDGKVNENGVDKEIPSCCLKARASVPESDAKCHSTVVSGWFSEPRSSSDKAEKQLYYNNPMWPGEAHSIKVEKILFQDKSLYQEVLVFESSNYGKVLVLDGIVQLTEKDECAYQEMIVHLPLCSIESPQNVLVVGGGDGGVLREISRHSSVEHIDICEIDQMVIDVSKKYFPELALGFEDPRVNLHVGDAVEFLRKSPEGKYDAIVVDSSDPVGPAQELVEKPFFETLARAMRPGGVLCNMAESMWLHTHLIEDMLSICRDIFKGSVHYAWTSVPTYPSGVIGFVLCSTEGPPVDFLNPINPIEKIEGAVMHRRELRFYNSEIHTAAFSIPPFLKRAVSSLRDSSTSTSTKGIRVS
- the LOC130469301 gene encoding spermine synthase-like isoform X2 — encoded protein: MPNAIQLLFLGGFRNLDKAEKQLYYNNPMWPGEAHSIKVEKILFQDKSLYQEVLVFESSNYGKVLVLDGIVQLTEKDECAYQEMIVHLPLCSIESPQNVLVVGGGDGGVLREISRHSSVEHIDICEIDQMVIDVSKKYFPELALGFEDPRVNLHVGDAVEFLRKSPEGKYDAIVVDSSDPVGPAQELVEKPFFETLARAMRPGGVLCNMAESMWLHTHLIEDMLSICRDIFKGSVHYAWTSVPTYPSGVIGFVLCSTEGPPVDFLNPINPIEKIEGAVMHRRELRFYNSEIHTAAFSIPPFLKRAVSSLRDSSTSTSTKGIRVS